The Macrobrachium nipponense isolate FS-2020 chromosome 24, ASM1510439v2, whole genome shotgun sequence genome segment atatattatatatatatatatatatatatatatataatatatatataattattagtatatatatatattaaaattatcaatatatattattaactatatatatatagatatatatatatatatatatatatatactatatatatatattatatatatatatatatataatatatatatatatatatattatatagtataatatatatatatatatatctatatatatatatatatatatacagtaagtcctcggttacgctggtctcgacttacgatgtttcgtggttacgaacgcgcccccataaaaatataaaaaataaaatattttgcgtcgttccgtcttacgcggtttagcgtcgtaagcaacgtaaacaaacgcgaactagttccaggcacacggcggaagaatacgctttgtgggggagaggacggcgtcgcttcgctacgctcagtcctcgcccatacgccattggtgttgtttacactgcctctctctccctcgtgttgtatcgtttttgtaactttttgctctttgttatggctcccaagcgcaaggcggactcttctgatgtagtgcatcgaagaaaagaaggccatcaccatggaaagttaaagtggacattataaagcgatccgagaagggagaaacgccaacaaacattggccgctcgcttggccttagccgttcgaccgttgctaccattatcaaagataaagagcgcatcgttgaacatgtgaaaggatctgctcctatgaaagcgacagtgataactaagcagcgtagtggtctaataattgaaatggaaaggttattggtgctttggttggaagaccaaatcaacggcgtatcccagtcagccttatggtgattcaggagaaggcgaaaagattgtttgaagcgttgaaaaaagaaaagggggagggaagtgaaaggtGAAGAGTTTGTGGGCTAgtagggttggtttatgcgatgatttaaggctcgggccaattaccataacttaattgcaaggtgaagctgctagtggggatgagaaagcagcgatgtgaatttcctaaagcgttgtctgagataattaaggaggggggttgggttttattctgctcagcaatggtttaacgtagacgagacaggttttgttttggaagcgtatgcctaaccgcacttacatcgccaaggaggagaagtcagcaccggtcataaagccagcaaggagaggctaactttacttcttgggggtaatgctgctggcgacttcaaactgaagcccttgttggtgtatcaggctgaaaatccaagggcactcaagggcatttggaagggtcaactaccagtaatttttggaagtccaacagaaggcatgggtgacacttgcagtgtttgaggactggtttcgtaaccattttgttccaagtgtgggagcggtattgcgcctccaagggtatcccctttaaggtgttgctagtgctggacaatgcccctggcaCACCCTGCCCAGcagggagacttcaaccctaatttgtcaaggtggtttaccttccacctaataccacggccttttacagcctatggaccaagggagtgattgcttcgtttcAAGGGGCCTATACCTACAAGAAGGACTTCGGTTTCAAGAACCTACTACCTACCGAGGAAAGgaacaattgctatggctttacaggcaactgaaaccaagaaggacttgactctgaaggacttttggaaatcctacaacatccttgatgctgtaaagaacattgctaattcctggaggaggttaagcaaacaaacatgaatggtgtctggaagaaaatttgtcctcaatttgtgaatgatttccatgggtttgaggacacagttcagcagttgtcaagaacgttgttgccctgagtaaggaaatcaattggagatggaggttgatgatgttacagagctgctggagtctcatggcgaggagttatctgctgaggacctgatacaactggagaagcagataatagaggaagaagaagaacgcacccaccccagagcctaaggctttcacaaggcaggacttgataagaggttttgcagagttgcagcaagcgttgtcaacttttgaggctcaggatcccaacttggacaggttcactagggtttccagaggcgtcatggatttgatgcagtgttacaaggagatcttggatgaaagaggtcgctctctgttcagactaacttggagcagtattttaagaaggtagagaggcctgcagaagatctgtaccctctacctcagctgcctctgctaatccagcacaccttctgaatgttctgctaacccagactcacctgccccagtatctccagcacttctgtaggttctgcctcccTAAAgaactcacctgccccaacatcttcACTAGTATGTTCtggcctcacctcaagaatcacctgctcagcatctccagtactagtatgttctgcctcacctcaagaatcatctgcctcagcatctccagcaacttctggaggttctttttctcttcactaacctcccccagtctctccagcaccgcagcttcctctccatgGTGCAAGCCAatcaactaataaaggtaaggaattgttctctcgttgttattgataggtatttacattaaatcatgtggtatttttcaatgttccgacttacgctgaaattcgtgtacgatgcatcgtaagaacggatcaacgtcgtaactcgaggaccccctgtatatatatatatctaataaaaggagcccataaaaacaaccaaaaactgtagagagaaaagtacttttctctctacattttggtgtttttatgggctccttttattagatggattctgttgttacagaacacttttaccagtcatatatatatatatatatatatacaaaaacaatacaaaaatagtTAGCTTAGGTTATACATCATTACAATCTTGTAATCCCCAATATGAtgttaatagttataaaaattgCAGAGTTGTGTTTTTCTTACTCTTAATCGGTTGTTTTGTGCAACTCTACTTTTGTTGCAAGCAAGCTTACTTGGTTGCTTACTTGCAAAGTTACTGTTACTTTATTCTCTTGTAGCAAGATGATGTTACGTTATTCTCTTGTAGCAATTCTCTCTGTATTCTCAAAACAAcaataatggggaaaaaatttgttggaaaatggttattttttgaaaatgatGTTATGTTTGCAAGCCTGCAGACAAGCAACCTAACATTTTTATTTGGTTGCTTgcctgtaaaaattattgtattttagtCTCTTGTATACTTTATTCCTtctataacaataacaatatgaaCAAACTACTTTTCTGTTATAAATTGTTTTTGTTGCAAGCATGTGCTTGCTTCCTGTTTATTTGCATAGATTATAACAATCATTGTTTAATTTCATCATTTCACACCCTTTCAgtaatttttaaaacaatttttaatgAGATTAATTAGGAAAGTTTGGTAAATCAAGATTGCTTTGCAATTGCAAGAAATTACAAGCAATCTTCAATAGGCAGATTTTTTCATTAGTGCCAAGTAATTCCCCATATCATACTTAAGAAAATTACTTCTTTATCTTAAAAACACTGAAATATCACGTTTTGAATATAGGTAAACTTTAAActtgatttattaaatttttctaaagtgGCGGAAGTTGGTTGAAGCAAAGGGCGCCTTATTTGTTTCaagatatttatgtaaatttactgggATAAAAGtagcacttttctttgcaaatttACAATTACATCGGAAGTACCATCATAAAAGCTAAGAACTAAAAAACCAATACTGAGTAATttatgaaacaaatatataaaaagatgtgagagagagatgagagagagagagagagcgagagagagacgagagagagagagagagagagagaggagagatgctcccttgaagtcaagtgCACTACTAAATCATGAGCTGTCTAGAATTGGCAAGCTGATCTGGTCTAAAATGTTCCAATAGTAAATTTACAGGCTTTTGAAGTAATGAAACCTCTTTCTTACCTGATTTCTCCATATCAATGGCATATAATATTGATAACACAGAGATAATGTGGCCACCACTCAAACCTGTTACTTttactcatatgagggtatccgtccattaagggttgatATCATTAGTATTTTTGGGATGGTgatatattgtaattttgttaGGAGTATTTCTCATATATTATAGTAAGACGTTTGAATAAGTCTAGTATTTGCACACAGCTACACTTTTTGATGAGGTGATTTTAGTGTTTGGATAATGTAGTATGTGTTTTGTACACAGTGCTAATTACAGTATAATGgatattgtattaaaaaaatatatttattttttatttttatagcagTAAGAGGGAACCAGATACTAATCGTGAAGGTCCACCACCAACGGCATTTTCTGCTAAAGAATTTGCTGAACCAGAACGAGAACCCTTTGAAAAGAGACGAGGCGAGAAGCGGCAAGCATCCGCCAGCCGAGAGGGACCCCCAGATTCCAAGAGATGTCGTCCTGAAAGTGCTGATAAACATACAAGATGATGATCTGAATTATGATGAAGAGGCAGTGATTCTTGACTGGTGTAAGTTAGCttcagaattttttcttttagtgaAACAAGGGAATGGCTTTTATACTTTTGCATAGTTGGTGTTGTTCAGAACATTTGCTTATGGAAAGTTTCAGTCAGTGATGTACAGTCTTCAACCAGAGTTTCATCCAGTGATCAGTTTGTGACTGTCTTCTATTTACAAAATAGTAATCCAAGCAGTACTTAATGCTACATTAGTCTTGTGAAGTTTTAAACTTCCCTGATCATCTTGGAAGCATAGTAATTATAGCATTGACAAATTTAGTCAAACTTGCCATTTTAAATTCATCTGATGTATTTATGAATAGGGATGCCATTTGATATGTGACTTTTGCTCCACAAGACAACCGTGATTTGAGTTTGATCATAGATAAGGAGACCTTCTTGAGTGCAAAACCTATGACTTCTGAAGATTTTGCTTATGCATGGCATGGAGTTCGTGCTAGCTATGGCTTCCTGCGTGGTCGCTTATTCTATGAGGTTAAAGTAGAAGATCACTTGGCAGTTCCTCACCTTGAAGGGGAACAACATCCTCACATTGTACGATGTGGGTGGTCCATTGATGATGCTGGAATGACGCTTGGAGAGGAACCCTTCAGCTATGGTTATGATGGAAGAGCAAAGGCATCCACAGATTTGAAAATCAAAGTAAGATATGACTTGGAAAAATTGTATGGTTTTTGCACAAGTTTACAACCAAGATTAGCATGCCTAAGGATAAATTATCATGTTGGTATAATGCTTGCAAATATATGTGGTAAACATTTCTACTTTTACAGGGGTTGCTAGAATGATTTGTTCTTATGTAAGAAAGGGAAATTCAAGCAGAGTAATGGTAAATAACACTCACAAATAAGCTTAAAAAGACCGTTTGGAACAGTTGAAAAGTAAGAGGCTGGAAACAGTGTAGTTGGTGTGTGAGAAATCATGCAAAGAACTCTTTGTATCTTCTGTAGTGGGTTATGCAAGGGGAGTTTTTGCAAAACAATTCAAGTGTAATACTAATCAGTATTGTTCTACAGGATTATGGACAACCCTTTGGAAAAGGTGATGTCATAGGCTGCTTTTTGGACATGGATTCTAATCCTGTCACCATGTCATTTAGTGTGAATGGGAGGAATTTTGGGAAGTGCTACGAAGTGTCTCATCGTAGCCTACAAGGAAAAGCTTTGTTTCCTCACATCTTGACCAAGAATTGTACTTTCAAGGTTTGTATTTGGAACTTTTGGAtcatttgaattattatattttcatcaagGAAAGTTACAAGTTATTTGTCCTTATTTGTATCTGCTTAGGTTTATGcaagaaatatttattaaattgtttatatttaaagtattttgttatataagtaacttaccaagtaattacttagctaaagTTTCAACTTGCATGACAGCTAAAACTTTGAAATTTGCGGTAGCACTACTTTTGTTTTGTGTAGGTGACTAGCCTCGTCCACTTTTGTTTTGTGTAGGTGACTAGCCTCGTCcacttttgtttttgtgtaggtgacTAGCCTCGTCCACTTTTGTTTTGTGTAGGGACTAGCCTCATCCACTTTTGTTTTGTGTAGGTCACTAGCCTCGTCCACTTTGTTTTGTGTAGGTCACTAGTCTCGACTAGCCTGTCCACTTTCGGGGAAAGAGAAAGAACTTGGCAAAGAGCTTCTAATTTGTTTTTTGCTTGCTTATGACAGTTTCAGTTGTGGGAAGTCAGCTTGTTTTGAAATTCTATTgcttttatagtttattttatataggtATTTTTGCCTTTGGTAGCCTTTTTGGCACGATTAGCGAATGTTAGGTTTGCATTTTGGGAGCGATTTTTGTTTTCACAGATTTaagtttttttcaagtttaagagccaattttttttttttcctaatacaACTTTTTGGATAGTTTGACTAGTTCGAACCTTAGTATGTCAGACTCAAGTTTCAGTTAGCATTTgttattgcagcaaaggctgtaaTACGAAATTAAAGTTTCTTACAACTTGCATACCCTTTGTACCGACTGCAGGGTGCAAGTGTGTTCTGCAGATTTGACATGTAACAAGTGTAGAGACTGGGATAGCAAGAAACCTATAAAGAGACAGGAAGAGTAAACACAAAAATCTAGGGCTGATAGCAAGACTTTAGGTAGTCACGACTCTACTATAGTCATacccctacgtacgaaaaatccaggtcaCGAAGgcaaagaaagatttttttgcttttgtgtatgaaaataattcaggttgcgaaagggtgtatgtactgtaagtccgagattcgcccagaccgccgaaaacaattttaaaactcgcgcaccgccaaatcagtagactcgccaccatcctcctgctctcccgcCCTTTGGTTCCTGATGTattcaccgccgtaagatcctgctctcctattggtcaaacatctgtcccatcatgcctctatgtaaaggcgttccttgaccattttttgcggcagcgttatcgtaaacacctgaaatcattcattcacatatatttcatttgttaacataAATAGTGTTAGTGATTTGCTTTTGTTGTACTTTAAGttactttgtgttgtgtgtgaacttaattatttACGTTATTAgacatgggtcccaagaatgttgctgaagttctcggaaagaagaggatgctttctatggagagtGAAGATGgcgataatcaagaagtgttgatgttttctgccatttgttaatgtgtttcgtaaagtttagtggtaatgttttctgccattttttaatgtgtttcgtaaagttaagtgttcatgttttctgccatttgtcctcctctgtcgccactttcggagattgcctcacttgaaaggtaaggtttccacattttactacatacgtacatacatacatgtacgtacagtatttcttgtaccctgtacactaatacactattACAAGTACAGtcacggttaggttaggtattgaatggtccaaattgttgtatttaaccctttaacgccgaaggggtataataaaaatcgtctcccgtatgccagtggggtctgggagtgagcgccgaagcaaaaaaaaaaatgtttttttttaaaaaatcacagcgcgcttagtttttaagattaagagttaatttttggcttttttttgtcattgcctgaagtttaatattcaccatcagaaattaaaaaaaaaatatct includes the following:
- the LOC135203457 gene encoding heterogeneous nuclear ribonucleoprotein U-like protein 1, with amino-acid sequence MEERAIPSEAIASLPEGKYTGLDVTTSTGRPSPNADPTDSASEIASLKAALMKMERKMAAIEGKQSVSAVETDVNFPTVRGNQILIVKVHHQRHFLLKNLLNQNENPLKRDEARSGKHPPAERDPQIPRDVVLKVLINIQDDDLNYDEEAVILDWYNRDLSLIIDKETFLSAKPMTSEDFAYAWHGVRASYGFLRGRLFYEVKVEDHLAVPHLEGEQHPHIVRCGWSIDDAGMTLGEEPFSYGYDGRAKASTDLKIKDYGQPFGKGDVIGCFLDMDSNPVTMSFSVNGRNFGKCYEVSHRSLQGKALFPHILTKNCTFKVNFGSERPSFRLKSRYRFVGQIPLVEERCWGHGASDTTEF